The stretch of DNA TATCATAGTGCTGTATGGCCTGCGTAAAATTGAAAAAAAACTGGCTCCGGAGAACGGCAACCCTTGAAAACTGCTTCATTGGAGAGGGATAGATTGTGCCAAAAGAAACTTTCAATCTCAATCGATTATCGGTATAAACCCCTTAACTGTAGACGTTTGTGCAAAAATTGATTATATATTCAGGAACAAGAATTGGAACGGAAATGTTATATGACATAACGTCATGTAACCCGGTCCGGAAAGTACGAACTGATAAATGAGCGACCGGCTATCGGGAAATGACCATAAGAAGGAGAGGTTTAACAAGGAAGCGCTGATACACCTTGACTCTCTCTATCGAACCGCTCTCCGGATGACTCGCAATGAAAACGAGGCGGAAGACCTGGTTCAGGAGACTTTCCTCAAGGCGTATCGCTTCTGGGACAAATTTGAAGAAGGGTCCAATTGTCGCGCCTGGTTGTTCAAGATATTGACCAACATCTTCATCAACAACTACCGGGCGAAATCGCGAACTCCCCAGGTTGTTGAATTTGAAGATGTCGATGATGACTTCCTGTTCGGCCAGCTGGCGGCTTTAGGTCCTTCGGAAAATCCCGAACAACACTTTTTTGCTAAAGTATTCGATGATGACGTCAAACGCGCGATTGAAGACCTTCCCGAAGATTTCCGGTTGGTGGTGGTGCTCTCCTTTCTGGAGGGATTCAGTTATGAAGAAATTGCTGAAATCGCCGGCCTTAATATCGGAACGGTTAAATCGCGATTACATCGGGGGCGTAAACTCCTGCAGAAAGCCCTCTGGGATTATGCCGTGAAGAACGGTTTTATCAAGGAACCTGCTAAATGACTTGCGAAGAAGCGCTGAAATTGCTCTATGAAGTAATTGATAAAGAAGCCAATCAGATCGATAGCGAAAAAGTCAAGAAACATCTCGAGGAGTGCCAGCACTGTATGGCGCGGTACGAATTCGAGGCGATGTTCAAGACGTTCGTCACCGAAAGAGCGGCCTCCCGCAACCGCACCGACCTGCTCAAACAGAGAATTCAGGAGCGTATCTCCGACGCCGGGCAATCCGGAAGCCGTTTCCAGCTGAAGTCATTCCGCTCCCGGCCGGTCATTATTTCCGCTGCTGCCGCCCTTGTACTCTGCGTCGTGGCGGCGCTGGCTACCGCCCAGTTTTTCCGGCATAAGAGCTTTGTCTATCCTTTTGAGAAAGAGCATTTCAACGCCAACCCGGTCAATTTCGCCGCCGTCAATGACGCCGATTGCATCGAGGAAATCAACAGCTATCTGACTCCTCATTTCAGCCTCGCCCTGGGTGAAAAAGTGGCCGGCTATGAGTTGACTCATTACGGCATCGATGAAATCCGCGGCCACAAGTTCATGCATCTCCATTACCGCAACGGCGACAGTAAAGTCTCTCTCTTTATTGGTCAGTACAGTCCCCAGGACCTGCCCGATTTTGAGAAGGTCATTCACTCCGGCATTGAGTATTTCCGGCATGTCTGCCTGCAGTGCCAGGTTGTATATTGGAAACAGGGCAATGCCGTGGCGATCGCCGTCTCCGAAAACAAAGAGCTCGAACTTCCCCAGCTGGCGACCGCCCTCGGGGCTATCTAAAAAAAGTTATTGCCAAACTCTTTTTTGCGCCATTATTAACGGGCAATGTATAAGAGAGTAATGGCAGGATTATCGTACCGCGCGCTCTATTTTCTTTCCGCTTATTTCGTCTTTTGCTACATTCCGGCTTTCTCCGAGACGGCTATCCGCAGCACTGCCGCTTTGAAAATCGCCCGCAATATCTGGCATAATAATTTTGTCGACGCCCTTAACGCCTCAGAACAGATTCTCAAGGCGGAGGAAGACAACCCGGTCGGATATTTTCTCTTGGGGACAATTTACCAGACTATCTCCGAAGAGTACCGCACCGACCGCTTCCAAGATACTATCTCCAACTATCTCGACCGGGCGATTGACCTCGCCGAGAAGCGCCAGGTGCGCGAGCCGTACAATCCTGACTGGAAATTTATCGCCGGGGCTTCTTACGGCTATCGCGCCCTGCACCGGGCTTTTCACGGCAACTGGTGGGGGGCGTTCCGTGATGGTTTCCGCTGCAATTCCGCGCTCAACAAAACCATCGAGACCGACAGCAGTTTCTATGACGCCTATCTCGGGCTGGGCGCCTATCATTACTACCGCACTGTCAAAGCCAAAGATTTCCTCTGGCTCCCCTTCATCAGCGACCAGCGCGACCAGGGTATCGCCGAAATCAGGCTGGCGGCCCAGCGCGGTTATCTGGCATCTTTTAACGCCCGCGAATCGCTGCTCCGTATATACTTCCTCGAAGAGCGGTACGATGAGCTCTTTGCCATGGCGGACTCCCTTGCCCGCATTGTCCCCCGCGACCCCTACGCCCTTCTGTACTATGCCGAAGGATTAATTTCGGTGGGACGACTCGAGGAGGCTGAAACCAAAATCCGCCAACTTCGGACCGCCTGGAAATCATCGCCCTACTTTGACCCCTTCGGTGTCTTTGAAGCCGAACTTCTCACGGCTAAAATCGCCCTGGCGCGCAAAGATAAAGAAACCGCCGGGAAAATTGTTGAAAAAATCCTCACCGAAAAAGCGATGCGGCGCGCTAACGCCTATTTCGCCGAAACCCTTGAAAAAGCCGATGCCCTCGCCGCGGCTCTCCGATGACACCGCTATTCTGGCTCATTCTTCTCCTGTCAATACCTGCCGCTGCGGAAAATACCCTTCTCACGGAACAGAAGCTCGCCATCATCAATGCCGGGGAACCGGCTCTTCTCAACGGAGAGTGGGAGAAATCGTTCCGGCAATCCGAGTACCTGCTGGAAATCGATTCGGCTGACCCATCCGGTTATCTTATCCGCGCCGCCGCTATGCAGGGGGAGATGATGGACGCCGAAGAGAATCTCTACGGCGAACGATATTTGGAAATTCTGGATTCCGTTAAATCGCTTGCGGAACGGAAACTTCAGGCCTGCAGCCGACACGATTCGGCTGCCTGCTACCTTTTTATCGGACACGCTTACGCCTACCGCTCTCTCTGGGAAGCCCGCTTCGCCTCCAATTATTCCGCAATTACCTACGGTTTCAAAGCCCGCAGTCAGTATCATAAAGGTCTGGCGGTCGATTCGACCCTCTATGACCTCTACTTCGGAATTGGCTCGTACCATTACTGGAAATCAGTCAAAGCCGGGTTCTTTCGCGCCGTCGGGCTTTTCAAGAATGACAAAGCAAAAGGTATCCGGGAACTCCAACTCGCTATCGATTCCTCCCTCTTCAGCCGCGAATCGGCCCGAGCCTCCCTTATCTGGGTCTGGATAAATGAAAAGCAGTATGATTCGGCAATCGCGCTTGCCTCCGGGATGCTGCAAAAATATCCCGCCGGCAACTCCTTCCTTTGGCCCCTGGCGGAAGCCTTTTATAAGAGCCGGCAGTACGACAGCGCCCTCGCCTTTTATTCTCGTCTGTTCGACCGGCTAAAATCCCGACCGGGGAATTTCTTCAATCTCATTGAGTCCGCTTATTGGGCTATTCAGTCCCTTGACCGGCTCGACCGCAAGAAGGAAGGCGCCGCTTATCAATCATTCATCCAGGAGAATTACCCCCAGATTCCCCGCCATATCAAGCGAAAGCAGAAAAGCAAACTGGCGGCAATCCTGAGGCATCAGTAACGTAGGTCGAAACCTCTATGGTTTCGACATCATCATTTCCGTCAGGAAGGATTCCTGACGGCGCAATTAATAGTTACCAGCAGATGTGGACATCTGCCAGGCACGAATTATATTTCGCCGTCAGCCCACCTTTTTTAACAAAACTCCTTGTGCTAATATTAAAGAAAGTGCGTCATTTCGGTCAGATAAGCGCTTTATGGATTGGGACATTCAAGAGGCTGGAAAACACCTGATATGAAAAACGAAATGATCACCCTTCGCGATTTGACAGCAGTGGATTTTGATACAATAGTATCCTGGCGAAATGACCCTCAAGTAAATCGCTATCTCGCTGAACGACTCAAGTCGAGAACAGAAATTGAGGCATGGTTCGCCCGATTGAAGACTAATCCGCATACCTGGTTGAAGGCAGTTCTCAGAGATAGACGGCTGATAGGTTACTGCACCATTGAGTCTATTGATGAAAAAAATCGCAAATGCGAACTTGCGCTCGTTATCGGTGAAGTCAACTGCTGGGGTTTAGGCATCGGACGGGTCGTGCTTAAAAAAATGCTGAAGTATGCTTTTAATGACCTTCATATGCATCGAGTCTGGGCTGTGGTCGCCAAAGGCAATGATCGTTCCGAAAGACTAATGCGAGGGGTTGGCTTTTCACGGGAAGGGGTCATGCGTGAAGCATTGATCATCGCAGGCGAATTTACTGACTTATTATGTTATTCATTATTGGAGAAAGAATATAGGGAAGTAAATAATCACAGGTAGAACGCAGATATTATTCCGAATCTGGAATTCATAGAGAACGAGAAACCTGCCACCGAATCTCAAAGAATCGT from Candidatus Zixiibacteriota bacterium encodes:
- a CDS encoding sigma-70 family RNA polymerase sigma factor produces the protein MSDRLSGNDHKKERFNKEALIHLDSLYRTALRMTRNENEAEDLVQETFLKAYRFWDKFEEGSNCRAWLFKILTNIFINNYRAKSRTPQVVEFEDVDDDFLFGQLAALGPSENPEQHFFAKVFDDDVKRAIEDLPEDFRLVVVLSFLEGFSYEEIAEIAGLNIGTVKSRLHRGRKLLQKALWDYAVKNGFIKEPAK
- a CDS encoding zf-HC2 domain-containing protein, giving the protein MTCEEALKLLYEVIDKEANQIDSEKVKKHLEECQHCMARYEFEAMFKTFVTERAASRNRTDLLKQRIQERISDAGQSGSRFQLKSFRSRPVIISAAAALVLCVVAALATAQFFRHKSFVYPFEKEHFNANPVNFAAVNDADCIEEINSYLTPHFSLALGEKVAGYELTHYGIDEIRGHKFMHLHYRNGDSKVSLFIGQYSPQDLPDFEKVIHSGIEYFRHVCLQCQVVYWKQGNAVAIAVSENKELELPQLATALGAI
- a CDS encoding GNAT family protein codes for the protein MKNEMITLRDLTAVDFDTIVSWRNDPQVNRYLAERLKSRTEIEAWFARLKTNPHTWLKAVLRDRRLIGYCTIESIDEKNRKCELALVIGEVNCWGLGIGRVVLKKMLKYAFNDLHMHRVWAVVAKGNDRSERLMRGVGFSREGVMREALIIAGEFTDLLCYSLLEKEYREVNNHR